A window of Zingiber officinale cultivar Zhangliang chromosome 5A, Zo_v1.1, whole genome shotgun sequence contains these coding sequences:
- the LOC121979308 gene encoding scarecrow-like protein 3 — protein MVPLMGNVAQDDGSSSVTSSPLKSFSLMSLSPPALLPWPPALRELKSDERGLCLIHLLLNCANHVAAGSLDRANAFLEQIALLAVPDGDAMQRIASHFTEALARRAIRMWPGLYHALDSARAVVLPLAEAAVARRHFLDLCPFLRLSFVVANQAIMEAMEGEKVVHIVDLNASDPTPWLALLQGLRARPEGPPHLKLTAVHEHRELLNHTAIRLSEEAERLDIPFQFNPVVSKLDNLDVESLRIKTGEALAITAVLQLHTLLATNDPADVRKAAQRAPPAGITQQLSLGDYLDKDHGANGHSPSADSVLSSPFASTSPARIDSFLAALWGLSPKLMVVMEQESNHNSAALTERFVEALFYYAALFDCLDSTVPRQSVERLRLEKMLLGEEIKNIIACEGWERKERHEKLEQWARRLNAAGFASVPLGYYALLQARRLLQGFGCDGYKVREEGGGRLMMCWQDRPLFSVSAWRC, from the coding sequence ATGGTGCCTTTGATGGGCAACGTGGCCCAGGACGATGGGTCGTCGTCGGTGACTTCATCGCCGCTCAAGAGCTTCTCGCTGATGTCTCTTTCGCCGCCGGCGCTGTTGCCGTGGCCGCCGGCGCTGCGGGAGCTCAAGTCCGACGAGCGCGGACTATGCCTCATCCACCTTCTCCTCAACTGCGCCAACCACGTCGCCGCGGGCAGCCTCGACCGCGCCAACGCCTTCCTGGAGCAGATCGCGCTGCTCGCCGTCCCCGATGGCGACGCCATGCAGCGCATCGCCTCCCACTTCACGGAGGCGCTGGCGCGCCGCGCCATCCGCATGTGGCCGGGGCTCTACCACGCCCTCGACTCCGCCCGCGCGGTGGTCCTGCCCCTCGCGGAAGCCGCCGTCGCCCGACGCCACTTCCTCGACCTCTGCCCCTTCCTCCGCCTCTCCTTCGTCGTCGCCAATCAGGCGATCATGGAGGCGATGGAGGGCGAGAAGGTTGTCCACATCGTCGACCTCAATGCCTCCGACCCGACCCCGTGGCTCGCGCTCCTCCAGGGGCTGAGGGCGCGGCCAGAGGGGCCACCTCACCTCAAGCTCACCGCCGTCCACGAGCATCGGGAGCTTCTCAACCACACCGCCATCCGCCTCTCCGAGGAGGCCGAGCGGCTCGATATTCCTTTCCAATTCAACCCCGTGGTGAGCAAATTGGACAACCTCGACGTCGAGAGCCTCCGCATTAAAACAGGGGAGGCGCTGGCCATCACCGCCGTCCTCCAGCTCCACACCCTGCTCGCCACCAACGACCCGGCCGACGTCCGGAAGGCGGCCCAACGAGCCCCACCGGCCGGAATCACCCAACAGCTATCCCTAGGCGATTACCTCGACAAGGACCACGGGGCGAACGGGCACAGCCCAAGCGCGGACTCGGTACTATCCTCGCCATTCGCCTCGACGTCGCCGGCGCGTATCGATAGCTTCCTGGCGGCGCTGTGGGGGCTGTCGCCGAAGCTGATGGTGGTGATGGAGCAGGAGTCGAACCACAACAGCGCGGCGCTGACGGAACGGTTCGTGGAGGCGCTATTCTACTACGCGGCGCTGTTCGACTGCCTCGACTCGACTGTCCCCCGGCAGTCCGTGGAGCGGCTGCGGCTGGAGAAGATGCTGCTGGGGGAGGAGATCAAGAACATCATCGCGTGCGAGGGGTGGGAGAGGAAGGAGCGgcacgagaagctggagcagtgGGCGCGGCGCCTCAACGCCGCGGGCTTCGCCTCGGTGCCGCTCGGTTACTACGCGCTCCTGCAGGCCCGCCGCCTGCTGCAGGGCTTCGGGTGCGACGGCTACAAGGTACGGGAGGAGGGCGGCGGCCGCCTCATGATGTGCTGGCAGGACCGGCCGCTCTTCTCGGTGTCGGCATGGCGATGCTAG